In Bryobacteraceae bacterium, the following proteins share a genomic window:
- a CDS encoding type II toxin-antitoxin system VapC family toxin, producing the protein MILPDVNVLVHAYNTSYAQHEVFKEWLRDSLNGPRVVGLSWAAVLGFIRVSTNPHACRNPMTPQESIGRVREWIARPNVRMLMPGVRHGDILFGLIEAVGVAGKLTSDAHLAALAIEYQAEVVSTDADFSRFPGLRWFNPARPGRK; encoded by the coding sequence TTGATCCTCCCCGACGTCAACGTACTCGTCCACGCATACAACACCAGCTACGCCCAGCACGAGGTTTTCAAAGAGTGGCTGAGGGATTCCCTGAACGGCCCGCGGGTGGTGGGGTTGTCCTGGGCAGCCGTGCTCGGGTTCATCCGTGTGTCGACGAATCCGCACGCCTGCCGCAATCCGATGACTCCGCAGGAGAGCATCGGCCGTGTGCGGGAGTGGATTGCGCGGCCAAATGTGCGGATGCTGATGCCGGGGGTGCGGCACGGGGACATCCTGTTCGGGTTGATTGAGGCGGTGGGGGTGGCCGGGAAACTCACGAGCGACGCGCATCTCGCGGCGCTGGCGATCGAGTATCAGGCGGAAGTGGTGTCGACCGACGCTGACTTCTCGCGGTTTCCCGGCCTTCGTTGGTTCAATCCGGCCCGGCCAGGCCGGAAGTAA